A section of the Schistosoma haematobium chromosome ZW, whole genome shotgun sequence genome encodes:
- the VPS72_1 gene encoding Vacuolar protein sorting-associated protein 72 (EggNog:ENOG410V9V7~COG:A) codes for MFTFFIGPMPISVDRERRENAGARMARLLNEEEEDEFYSNIYGGFAEEEEDADYQSESSVEDVIDSDFADESSGSDEDDATAIASDDDENKRQKRQSNRVVTKGYKEPKRAKITRPQENKLPDKKANSDKSLTDSQSKSTVQIKDKQQQITITKKTSGQISTYERPELRASTLQATADQEAETTRRRIATAENTAVRRKALLAEIAQRKNLPEVRRLTQEELLAEAKITEEINRRSLARYQRLEIEKKKARIQKTVNSTPMIRYHSFTVPIIEEQHNIYGVLASNDDESSIRAGPIITDHSAKCSRNLITFANDACFRDSMPETVTPLPEPGCPAPTPIRPERRLRICPITGLPARYLDPLTLTPYANLAAFRVLRRLYSVHLETKKPPIELLREYRHGR; via the exons ATGTTTACATTCTTTATAGGTCCGATGCCGATTTCAGTGGATAGAGAACGCCGTGAGAACGCCGGAGCCCGGATGGCTCGGTTGTTGAATGAAGAGGAGGAGGATGAATTCTATTCCAATATTTATGGTGGATTTGCAGAA GAAGAAGAAGATGCCGATTATCAATCAGAAAGTTCAGTTGAAGATGTAATTGACTCTGATTTCGCTGATGAAAGCAGTGGATCTGATGAAGATGACGCAACAGCAATAGCATCGGACGATGATGAGAACAAACGCCAAAAGCGTCAATCTAATCGTGTTGTTACAAAAGGTTACAAA GAACCTAAACGTGCTAAAATTACTCGTCCTCAAGAAAATAAATTACCTGATAAGAAGGCTAATAGTGATAAAAGTTTAACTGATTCTCAGAGTAAATCTACCGTACAGATTAAAGATAAGCAACAACAGATAACAATAACAAAGAAAACTTCAGGGCAAATTTCAACTTATG AACGACCAGAATTACGGGCAAGCACATTACAAGCTACAGCTGATCAAGAAGCCGAAACCACGCGTAGACGAATAGCCACTGCTGAGAATACAGCTGTTCGTCGTAAAGCGTTACTAGCTGAAATCGCTCAGCGCAAAAATCTTCCGGAAGTTCGGCGTTTAACTCAAGAAGAATTGTTGGCTGAGGCAAAAATCACGGAAGAAATTAATCGTCGTTCTTTAG CTCGATATCAACGCCTAGAAATCGAAAAGAAAAAAGCACGCATTCAAAAAACGGTCAATTCCACTCCAATGATTCGTTATCATTCATTTACTGTTCCAATTATCGAGGAACAGCACAATATATACGGAGTGTTAGCTAGTAATGATGATGA GTCATCTATTCGAGCTGGTCCGATAATTACAGATCATTCAGCCAAATGTTCAAGAAATCTAATAACATTTGCTAATGATGCATGTTTTCGTGATTCAATGCCTGAAACAGTCACTCCACTTCCAGAACCTGGTTGCCCTGCTCCTACTCCTATACGTCCAGAGCGTCGTTTACGTATATGTCCAATTACTGGTTTACCAGCACGTTATTTAGATCCATTAACTTTAACACCATATGCTAATTTAGCCGCATTTCGTGTACTTCGACGCTTATATTCTGTACatttagaaacaaaaaaaccACCAATAGAATTGTTACGTGAATATCGGCATGGTCGTTAA
- the VPS72_1 gene encoding Vacuolar protein sorting-associated protein 72, variant 2 (EggNog:ENOG410V9V7~COG:A~BUSCO:EOG091G0LT1) produces the protein MFTTKFPRGLSLCELLYQPIRWKVSKGTPARMTFEIRMKLAETDDPWFRTRLVDSTEEAKHIMKKSAEFSKDDVITVPLEDDLTPINGVPKEHQSERRVRIFIPAKPATQSGNHGTRLWRIEFDNRERWENPLMGWASSGDPLSTTVVEFETSEAAEEFCKRQGWPCYVESPNILKMNVKSYGSNFSWNKRTRQKVSFVLSISPLILSKTLELTPKLSYPLNGMFWQLRLDSGPMPISVDRERRENAGARMARLLNEEEEDEFYSNIYGGFAEEEEDADYQSESSVEDVIDSDFADESSGSDEDDATAIASDDDENKRQKRQSNRVVTKGYKEPKRAKITRPQENKLPDKKANSDKSLTDSQSKSTVQIKDKQQQITITKKTSGQISTYERPELRASTLQATADQEAETTRRRIATAENTAVRRKALLAEIAQRKNLPEVRRLTQEELLAEAKITEEINRRSLARYQRLEIEKKKARIQKTVNSTPMIRYHSFTVPIIEEQHNIYGVLASNDDESSIRAGPIITDHSAKCSRNLITFANDACFRDSMPETVTPLPEPGCPAPTPIRPERRLRICPITGLPARYLDPLTLTPYANLAAFRVLRRLYSVHLETKKPPIELLREYRHGR, from the exons GCGAAACATATTATGAAGAAATCAGCAGAGTTTTCTAAAGACGATGTTATTACGGTTCCTCTCGAAGATGATTTGACGCCAATAAATGGAGTCCCAAAAGAACACCAATCTGAAAGACGTGTTAGAATTTTCATCCCAGCTAAACCTGCTACTCAATCAGGTAATCATGGCACTCGACTTTGGCGTATTGAGTTCGACAATCGCGAACGCTGGGAAAATCCACTGATGGGTTGGGCGAGCAGTGGTGACCCACTTTCAACTACAGTTGTTGAATTTGAAACTTCTGAAGCGGCGGAAGAGTTTTGCAAACGTCAGGGATGGCCATGTTACGTAGAAAGtccaaatattttaaaaatgaatgtcAAGTCATATGGATCCAATTTTTCATGGAACAAACGAACACGG CAAAAAGTTTCGTTTGTACTTTCTATTTCTCCGCTAATTTTGAGTAAAACACTTGAGTTGACTCCAAAGTTGTCTTATCCTCTTAATGGGATGTTTTGGCAACTTCGCTTGGACAGTG GTCCGATGCCGATTTCAGTGGATAGAGAACGCCGTGAGAACGCCGGAGCCCGGATGGCTCGGTTGTTGAATGAAGAGGAGGAGGATGAATTCTATTCCAATATTTATGGTGGATTTGCAGAA GAAGAAGAAGATGCCGATTATCAATCAGAAAGTTCAGTTGAAGATGTAATTGACTCTGATTTCGCTGATGAAAGCAGTGGATCTGATGAAGATGACGCAACAGCAATAGCATCGGACGATGATGAGAACAAACGCCAAAAGCGTCAATCTAATCGTGTTGTTACAAAAGGTTACAAA GAACCTAAACGTGCTAAAATTACTCGTCCTCAAGAAAATAAATTACCTGATAAGAAGGCTAATAGTGATAAAAGTTTAACTGATTCTCAGAGTAAATCTACCGTACAGATTAAAGATAAGCAACAACAGATAACAATAACAAAGAAAACTTCAGGGCAAATTTCAACTTATG AACGACCAGAATTACGGGCAAGCACATTACAAGCTACAGCTGATCAAGAAGCCGAAACCACGCGTAGACGAATAGCCACTGCTGAGAATACAGCTGTTCGTCGTAAAGCGTTACTAGCTGAAATCGCTCAGCGCAAAAATCTTCCGGAAGTTCGGCGTTTAACTCAAGAAGAATTGTTGGCTGAGGCAAAAATCACGGAAGAAATTAATCGTCGTTCTTTAG CTCGATATCAACGCCTAGAAATCGAAAAGAAAAAAGCACGCATTCAAAAAACGGTCAATTCCACTCCAATGATTCGTTATCATTCATTTACTGTTCCAATTATCGAGGAACAGCACAATATATACGGAGTGTTAGCTAGTAATGATGATGA GTCATCTATTCGAGCTGGTCCGATAATTACAGATCATTCAGCCAAATGTTCAAGAAATCTAATAACATTTGCTAATGATGCATGTTTTCGTGATTCAATGCCTGAAACAGTCACTCCACTTCCAGAACCTGGTTGCCCTGCTCCTACTCCTATACGTCCAGAGCGTCGTTTACGTATATGTCCAATTACTGGTTTACCAGCACGTTATTTAGATCCATTAACTTTAACACCATATGCTAATTTAGCCGCATTTCGTGTACTTCGACGCTTATATTCTGTACatttagaaacaaaaaaaccACCAATAGAATTGTTACGTGAATATCGGCATGGTCGTTAA